A stretch of Microbulbifer bruguierae DNA encodes these proteins:
- the yciH gene encoding stress response translation initiation inhibitor YciH gives MSDKNRLVYSTDRGRIKEAAAPEKRHQGDGIVRIQRETKGRKGKGVTCVRGLEGADSELKLILAELKKRCGCGGTLKDGVIEIQGDKREEIKAVLETKNLKVKLAGG, from the coding sequence ATGAGCGACAAAAACCGACTTGTATATTCCACCGACCGCGGAAGAATCAAAGAAGCTGCCGCGCCAGAAAAACGCCACCAGGGCGACGGCATCGTGCGCATCCAGCGGGAGACCAAGGGCCGCAAAGGCAAAGGCGTGACCTGTGTGCGTGGCCTGGAGGGCGCCGACAGCGAACTCAAGCTGATTCTCGCAGAACTCAAGAAGCGTTGCGGCTGCGGCGGCACATTGAAAGACGGGGTTATCGAGATTCAGGGCGACAAACGCGAAGAGATCAAAGCCGTACTGGAGACGAAAAATCTGAAGGTAAAACTGGCTGGCGGTTGA